A part of Numida meleagris isolate 19003 breed g44 Domestic line chromosome 27, NumMel1.0, whole genome shotgun sequence genomic DNA contains:
- the LSM4 gene encoding U6 snRNA-associated Sm-like protein LSm4 — MLPLSLLKTAQNHPMLVELKNGETYNGHLVSCDNWMNINLREVICTSRDGDKFWRMPECYIRGSTIKYLRIPDEIIDMVKEEVVSKGRGRGGMQQQKQQKGRGVGGAGRGVFGGRGRGIPGSGRGQQEKKPGRQSAKQ, encoded by the exons ATG CTGCCCCTGTCGTTGCTGAAGACGGCGCAAAACCACCCCATG CTGGTGGAGCTGAAGAATGGAGAGACGTACAACGGGCACCTGGTGAGCTGCGACAACTGGATGAACATCAACCTGCGGGAGGTCATCTGCACCTCACGG GATGGTGACAAGTTCTGGAGAATGCCAGAGTGTTACATTCGTGGCAGCACAATTAAATACCTTCGGATCCCCGATGAAATAATTGACATGGTGAAAGAAGAGGTGGTGTCCAAGGGCAGAGGCCGTGGTGGGATGCAACAGCAGAAGCAACAGAAAGGCCGTGGTGTTGGAGGTGCTGGACGAG GTGTGTTTGGTGGCCGTGGCCGAGGAATACCAGGCAGCGGAAGAggccagcaggaaaaaaagccaggCAGGCAATCAGCAAAGCAGTGA
- the JUND gene encoding transcription factor jun-D (The sequence of the model RefSeq protein was modified relative to this genomic sequence to represent the inferred CDS: added 54 bases not found in genome assembly) yields EEEEEEEAAAAAAGAAGGEAAAGLLGSAELGLLKLASPELERLIIQSNGLVTTTPTSGQFLYPKAAASEEQEFAEGFVKALEDLHKQNQLGGGGPNGGATAAGGGGGGGGGSGGELPAAGLAPEPPVYANLSTYPAVSYAAEPGPFAAPPPRLPPPPPPPLKDEPQIVPEVPSFGESPPLSPIDMDTQERIKAERKRLRNRIAASKCRKRKLERISRLEEKVKSLKSQNTELASTASLLREQVAQLKQKVLSHVNSGCQLLPQHQHQVPAY; encoded by the coding sequence gagaggcggcggcggggctgctgggctccgccgagctggggctgctgaagCTGGCGTCGCCCGAGTTGGAGCGCCTCATCATCCAGTCCAACGGGCTGGTGACCACCACGCCGACCAGCGGGCAGTTCCTCTACCCCAAAGCGGCCGCCTCCGAGGAGCAGGAGTTCGCCGAGGGGTTCGTTAAGGCGCTGGAGGACTTGCACAAGCAGAACCAGTTGGGCGGCGGCGGCCCCAACGGGGGAGCGAcggcggcgggaggaggaggaggcggaggaggaggcagcGGGGGAGAGCTGCCCGCCGCCGGCCTGGCCCCGGAGCCGCCGGTGTACGCCAACCTCAGTACGTACCCCGCCGTCAGCTACGCCGCCGAGCCCGGCCCGTTCGCGGCCCCGCCACCCcggctgcctcctcctcccccgcCGCCCCTGAAGGACGAACCGCAGATCGTGCCCGAGGTGCCGAGCTTCGGCGAGAGCCCTCCGTTGTCCCCCATCGACATGGACACGCAGGAGCGCATCAAAGCGGAGCGGAAACGGCTGAGGAACCGCATCGCCGCCTCCAAGTGCCGCAAGAGGAAACTGGAGCGCATCTCCCGCCTGGAGGAGAAGGTGAAGAGCCTCAAGAGCCAGAACACGGAGCTGGCCTCCACCGCCAGCCTGCTCCGCGAGCAGGTGGCCCAGCTCAAGCAGAAGGTGCTCAGCCACGTCAACAGCGGCTGCCAGCTCCTCCcgcagcaccagcaccaggtGCCGGCCTACTGA